One region of Sphingomonas abietis genomic DNA includes:
- a CDS encoding GAF domain-containing protein, translated as MFDFKPDADANAAMAWADLHSAVDGVTSGERDAIANMANVASLLWELIPDLNWAGFYRMIDGELVLGPFHGRAACIRIALGAGVCGTAAATGATQLVADVHAFPGHIACDAASASELVVPIVIAGQVVAVLDLDSPTVARFTAEDAAGAERLCALLGERLAG; from the coding sequence ATGTTCGATTTCAAGCCCGACGCCGATGCCAATGCCGCCATGGCCTGGGCCGATCTCCACTCGGCGGTGGACGGCGTCACGTCGGGCGAGCGCGATGCGATCGCCAACATGGCCAATGTCGCCTCGCTGCTGTGGGAACTGATCCCGGACCTCAACTGGGCGGGCTTCTACCGGATGATCGACGGCGAGCTGGTGCTCGGGCCGTTCCACGGCCGCGCCGCCTGCATCCGCATCGCGCTGGGCGCGGGCGTCTGCGGTACGGCGGCGGCGACCGGGGCGACCCAGCTGGTGGCGGACGTCCACGCCTTTCCCGGCCACATCGCCTGCGATGCCGCCTCGGCGTCGGAACTGGTGGTGCCGATCGTGATCGCCGGCCAGGTCGTGGCGGTGCTCGATCTCGACAGCCCGACCGTCGCGCGCTTCACCGCCGAGGATGCGGCCGGCGCCGAGCGGCTGTGCGCGCTGCTCGGCGAACGCCTCGCCGGCTGA
- a CDS encoding RcnB family protein codes for MRALGILAGAALLALTSAAASAADVTGTTAGATAGVPMQAGSAWGHGGGWQGGAPTSGDGYVAGGANAGGDMGPPPGAWHHAPPRWNGGGDYQRPVRGWKVPRHYRDRDYVVSDWNGWGFGEPGPGMSWIRYYDDALLVDSAGRVVDCRYGVNWDGGYRSGGGYAGRPGYGYPQGPGGYGQPGGYPGRGGPPPGYGYPQPGTTTYRAGPNTTVSTTVTPLGVPAVYAAGGCGACGGTVVSVTPGMAVTTTTTTVDYQTVYKSVAVRRKAWKRPIRHYHPRCVQTTCAIQGS; via the coding sequence ATGCGAGCATTGGGCATTCTGGCGGGAGCGGCGCTGCTGGCGCTGACGTCGGCGGCTGCGTCCGCAGCGGACGTGACCGGTACGACCGCCGGTGCCACCGCCGGCGTGCCGATGCAGGCCGGCAGCGCCTGGGGGCATGGTGGCGGCTGGCAGGGCGGCGCGCCGACCTCCGGTGACGGCTATGTGGCCGGCGGGGCGAATGCGGGTGGCGACATGGGGCCGCCCCCCGGTGCGTGGCACCATGCGCCGCCGCGCTGGAATGGCGGCGGCGATTATCAGCGGCCGGTGCGCGGCTGGAAGGTGCCCCGCCATTATCGCGACCGCGATTATGTCGTGAGCGACTGGAATGGCTGGGGTTTTGGCGAGCCGGGGCCGGGCATGAGCTGGATCCGTTATTATGACGATGCGCTGCTGGTCGATTCGGCCGGCCGCGTGGTCGATTGCCGCTATGGCGTGAACTGGGACGGCGGCTATCGCAGCGGCGGCGGCTATGCCGGCCGGCCGGGCTATGGCTATCCGCAGGGGCCGGGCGGCTATGGTCAGCCGGGCGGCTATCCGGGGCGGGGTGGCCCGCCGCCGGGCTATGGCTATCCGCAGCCGGGCACGACCACCTATCGCGCCGGGCCGAACACGACGGTCAGCACCACCGTCACCCCGCTCGGCGTGCCGGCGGTCTATGCGGCCGGCGGCTGTGGCGCCTGCGGCGGCACCGTCGTCTCGGTGACGCCGGGCATGGCGGTGACCACCACGACCACCACCGTGGATTACCAGACCGTCTACAAGTCGGTCGCGGTCAGGCGGAAGGCATGGAAGCGGCCCATCCGCCATTATCACCCGCGCTGCGTGCAAACGACCTGCGCGATCCAGGGCAGCTGA